The DNA segment CACTGTCAGCGGCTGTTGCTTCACTGAATGAAGACTTCCTGCCACCCACCGTTAATTATGGCGAAAGGGACCCCGCCTGTGACCTTGACTATATTCCCAACACCCCGAGAGAGAAAAGAGTTAATACTGTCATTGTCTTGTCTTCCGACCCTTATGGTAATAACTCAGCGGTCATCCTTGAAAGATGGTAATTGTTTAACCCCTGATTAACGCAGATGATAGGTATATGCTCAAAAACAAAGAGATTATTAAGTTTTGGCAGAAAACCGGAATTTATGGGATTAGATTATGATAACAAATGGGAAAAATATCAGCCGCCATCAGCGTAAATCTACGGCTGGACAGTAACTCCAATAGATGAATAACAGGGTAGTCATAACAGGCATCGGCGCCGTATCCTCGATCGGAATAGGAAAGGATGCATTCTGGCAAGGACTGATTGAAGGCAGATCAGGCATAAGCCCCGTGTCATCCTTTGACACAACAGCCCATTTCACCCACATGGGTGGGGAAGTGAAGGATTTCAGGCCAGAGGAATACATTAAGGAACAAAAGATCCTTCCGCTAAGCAGGTCATCGAAATTTGCGGTTGTTGCAGCAAAACTCGCAATTGAGGATTCCGGCTTCTCAATCCAAACCCTTTCAGGTTTGTCAACAGGTATTTGCATCGGTACAACCCTGGGGTCTGTCCAGAATGTTGAGATAATCAATGAACTAAATATAATAAAAAATATTGCGGATATCAGTTTAGACTTAATCCGGAATGTGCCAACACATTCCACCCCTGCTGCCATTGCAAAAAGATATCATACTCATGGACAGGGTATGATGTTTTCTACGGCATGTTCTGCAGGTAATTATGCAATAGGATATGGCTTTGATTTAATAAGGTTGCAAAGAGCAGATATAGTTATTGCGGGTGCAGCAGATCCGTTTTCAAGAGTTGCATTCACAGGCTTTAACCAATTTTCAGCTGTAGCTCCTGAGAAATGTCAGCCCTTCGACAAAAACAGAAAAGGCATGATAGTGGCAGAGGGGGCAGGTATCCTTATTCTTGAATCACTCAATCATGCCATAAAGAGGGGAGTTCCAATTTATGCTGAAATTATAGGATATGGGCTAAGCTGTGATGCAAAACACATGACCAACCCCTCAATAGATGGTATATCGGCTTGTATGCGGAAAGCCGTAGAAGATGCTGGAATTAGCATCAAAGAAATTGATTATATAAGTGCGCATGGTACGGGTACTCTTGCAAATGATAGGTCGGAATGTG comes from the bacterium BMS3Abin08 genome and includes:
- the fabF_4 gene encoding 3-oxoacyl-[acyl-carrier-protein] synthase 2, producing MNNRVVITGIGAVSSIGIGKDAFWQGLIEGRSGISPVSSFDTTAHFTHMGGEVKDFRPEEYIKEQKILPLSRSSKFAVVAAKLAIEDSGFSIQTLSGLSTGICIGTTLGSVQNVEIINELNIIKNIADISLDLIRNVPTHSTPAAIAKRYHTHGQGMMFSTACSAGNYAIGYGFDLIRLQRADIVIAGAADPFSRVAFTGFNQFSAVAPEKCQPFDKNRKGMIVAEGAGILILESLNHAIKRGVPIYAEIIGYGLSCDAKHMTNPSIDGISACMRKAVEDAGISIKEIDYISAHGTGTLANDRSECAAIKEVFGNHYRNIPVSSIKSMIGHTMGAASALEAITCALAIKNGIIPPTINYETPDPECDIDCVPNEARRHTVNVALNNSYAFGGNNASLVLKKFSDY